A window from Sus scrofa isolate TJ Tabasco breed Duroc chromosome 2, Sscrofa11.1, whole genome shotgun sequence encodes these proteins:
- the LTBP3 gene encoding latent-transforming growth factor beta-binding protein 3 isoform X3, producing MPGPRGAAGGLAPEMRGAGAGAGAAGLLALLLPLLLGPGGGAEGGPAGERSAGGGGALARERFKVVFAPVICKRTCLKGQCRDSCQQGSNMTLIGENGHSTDTLTGSGFRVVVCPLPCMNGGQCSSRNQCLCPPDFTGRFCQVPAGGAGGGTGGSGPGLGRAGSLSTGALPPLAPDGESVASKHAIYAVQVIADPPGPGEGPPAQHAAFLVPLGPGQISAEVQAPPPVVNVRVHHPPEASVQVHRIEGPNAEGPAPSQHLLPHPKPQHPRPPTQKPLGRCFQDTLPKQPCGSNPLPGLTKQEDCCGSIGTAWGQSKCHKCPQLQYTGVQKPGPVRGEVGADCPQGYKRLNSTHCQDINECAMPGMCRHGDCLNNPGSYRCVCPPGHSLGPSRTQCIADKPEEKSLCFRLVSPEHQCQHPLTTRLTRQLCCCSVGKAWGARCQRCPADGTAAFKEICPAGKGYHILTSHQTLTIQGESDFSLFLHPDGPPKPQQLPESPSRAPPPEDTEEERGPVVEEHSAQQSHPTVTTSPARPYPELISRPSPPRFLPDLPPSRSAVEIAPTQVTETDECRLNQNICGHGECVPGPSDYSCHCNPGYRSHPQHRYCVDVNECEAEPCGAGRGICMNTGGSYNCHCNRGYRLHVGAGGRSCVDLNECSKPHLCGDGGFCINFPGHYKCNCYPGYRLKASRPPVCEDIDECRDPSSCPDSKCENKPGSFKCIACPPGYRSQGGGACRDVNECAEGNPCSPGWCENLPGSFRCTCAQGYAPSPDGRSCLDVDECEAGDVCDNGICNNTPGSFQCQCLSGYHLSRDRSRCEDIDECDFPAACIGGDCINTNGSYRCLCPQGHRLVGGRKCQDIDECSQDPGLCLPHGACENLQGSYVCICDEGFTPTQDQHGCEEVEQPHHKKECYLNFDDTVFCDSVLATNVTQQECCCSLGAGWGDHCEIYPCPVYSSAEFHSLCPDGKGYTQDNNIVNYGIPAHRDIDECILFGAEICKEGKCVNTQPGYECYCKQGFYYDGNLLECVDVDECLDESNCRNGVCENTRGGYRCACTPPAEYSPAQRQCLSPEEMDVDECQDPTACRHGRCVNLPGSYRCECRPPWVPGPSGRDCQLPESPADRAPERRDVCWSQRGEDGMCAVPVSGPALTFDDCCCRQGRGWGAQCRPCPPRGAGSQCPTSQSESNSFWDTSPLLLGKPPREEDSSEEDSDECRCVSGRCVPRPGGAVCECPGGFQLDASRARCVDIDECRELNQRGLLCKSERCVNTSGSFRCVCKAGFARSRPHGACVPQRRR from the exons ATGCCCGGGCCCCGTGGGGCTGCTGGAGGCCTGGCCCCTGAGatgcgcggggcgggggcgggggcgggggcggcggggctgCTGGcactgctgctgccgctgctgctgggCCCGGGCGGCGGGGCCGAGGGGGGGCCGGCGGGCGAGAGGAGcgctggcgggggcggggcgctgGCCCGCGAGCGCTTCAAGGTGGTCTTTGCGCCCGTCATCTGCAAGCGGACCTGTCTCAAGGGCCAGTGTCGGGACAGTTGTCAGCAGGGCTCCAACATGACGCTCATCGGAGAGAACGGCCACAGCACCGATACCCTCACGGGCTCCGGCTTCCGCGTGG tGGTGTGCCCTCTGCCCTGCATGAACGGCGGCCAGTGCTCCTCCCGAAACCAGTGTCTGTGTCCCCCGGACTTCACCGGTCGCTTCTGCCAGGTGCCTGCCGGAGGAGCTGGTGGGGGCACCGGCGGCTCAGGCCCTGGGCTTGGCCGGGCCGGGTCCCTGTCCACAGGCGCGCTGCCGCCCCTGGCTCCGGATGGCGAGTCTGTGGCCAGCAAGCACGCCATCTACGCGGTCCAGGTGATTGCTGATCCGCCGGGGCCCGGGGAGGGACCCCCTGCCCAGCACGCGGCCTTCCTGGTGCCCCTCGGACCAGGACAGATCTCAGCGGAAG TGCAGGCCCCGCCCCCTGTGGTGAACGTGCGGGTCCACCACCCGCCCGAGGCCTCCGTCCAGGTGCACCGCATCGAGGGCCCCAACGCCGAGGGCCCGGCCCCCTCCCAGCACCTGCTGCCGCACCCCAAGCCCCAGCACCCCCGGCCGCCCACCCAGAAGCCCCTGGGCCGCTGCTTCCAGGACACACTGCCCAAGCAGCCC TGTGGCAGCAATCCCCTCCCGGGCCTCACCAAGCAGGAAGACTGCTGTGGAAGCATCGGCACTGCCTGGGGCCAGAGCAAGTGCCACAAGTGCCCCCAGCTGCAGT ACACAGGGGTGCAGAAGCCAGGGCCTGTACGTGGGGAGGTGGGCGCTGACTGCCCCCAGGGCTACAAGAGGCTGAACAGCACCCACTGCCAGG ACATCAACGAGTGCGCGATGCCAGGCATGTGCCGCCATGGTGACTGCCTCAACAACCCTGGTTCCTATCGCTGTGTCTGCCCACCTGGCCATAGCTTGGGGCCCTCCCGCACACAATGCATTG CAGACAAGCCGGAGGAGAAGAGCTTGTGTTTCCGCCTGGTGAGCCCTGAGCACCAGTGCCAGCACCCGCTGACCACACGCCTCACCCGCCAGCTCTGCTGCTGCAGCGTGGGCAAGGCCTGGGGTGCCAGGTGCCAGCGCTGCCCGGCTGATGGCACTG CTGCCTTCAAGGAGATCTGCCCAGCTGGGAAGGGGTACCACATCCTCACCTCCCACCAGACGCTCACCATTCAGGGCGAGAGTGACTTTTCCCTTTTCCTGCACCCTGATGGGCCACCCAAGCCCCAGCAGCTCCCTGAGAGCCCCAGCCGGGCACCACCACCTGAggacacagaggaagagagagg GCCAGTGGTTGAAGAGCACTCAGCGCAGCAGAGCCACCCGACTGTCACCACATCTCCTGCCCGGCCCTACCCTG AGCTGATCTCCCGGCCCTCGCCGCCCCGGTTCCTGCCCGACTTGCCCCCATCCCGCAGTGCGGTAGAGATCGCCCCTACTCAGGTCACAG AGACAGACGAGTGCCGATTGAACCAGAACATTTGTGGCCATGGAGAGTGCGTCCCGGGCCCCTCGGACTATTCCTGCCATTGCAACCCAGGTTACCGGTCGCACCCGCAGCACCGCTACTGTGTGG ATGTAAACGAGTGCGAGGCGGAGCCGTGCGGCGCCGGGAGGGGCATCTGCATGAACACCGGTGGCTCCTACAACTGCCACTGCAACCGCGGTTACCGCCTGCACGTCGGCGCCGGGGGGCGCTCGTGCGTGG ACCTGAACGAGTgctccaagccccatctgtgcgGCGACGGCGGCTTCTGCATCAACTTTCCCGGTCACTACAAGTGCAACTGTTACCCCGGCTACCGGCTCAAAGCCTCCCGACCGCCCGTGTGCGAAG ACATCGACGAGTGCCGAGATCCTAGCTCCTGCCCGGATAGCAAATGCGAGAACAAACCTGGGAGCTTCAAGTGCATTGCCTGTCCTCCCGGCTACCGCAGCCAGGGGGGCGGAGCTTGCCGCG ACGTGAATGAGTGCGCCGAGGGCAACCCCTGTTCGCCCGGCTGGTGCGAGAATCTCCCAGGCTCCTTCCGCTGCACGTGCGCCCAGGGCTACGCGCCCTCCCCGGACGGCCGCAGTTGCCTGG ATGTAGACGAGTGTGAGGCTGGGGACGTGTGTGACAATGGCATCTGCAACAACACGCCGGGCTCCTTCCAGTGTCAGTGCCTCTCTGGCTACCATCTATCAAGGGACCGGAGCCGCTGCGAGG ACATTGATGAGTGCGACTTCCCCGCAGCCTGCATTGGGGGCGACTGCATCAACACCAATGGCTCCTACCGATGTCTCTGCCCCCAGGGGCATCGGCTGGTAGGCGGCAGGAAGTGCCAAG ACATAGATGAATGCAGCCAGGACCCAGGCCTGTGCCTTCCCCACGGGGCCTGCGAGAACCTGCAGGGCTCCTACGTTTGCATCTGCGATGAGGGCTTCACGCCCACCCAGGACCAGCACGGCTGTGAGG agGTGGAGCAGCCCCACCACAAGAAGGAGTGCTACCTTAACTTCGACGACACCGTGTTCTGCGATAGTGTACTGGCCACCAATGTCACCCAGCAGGAGTGCTGCTGCTCGCTGGGGGCTGGTTGGGGAGACCACTGCGAGATCTACCCCTGCCCAGTCTACAGCTCAG CTGAGTTCCACAGCCTCTGCCCCGACGGGAAGGGCTACACCCAGGACAACAATATCGTCAACTATGGCATCCCGGCCCACCGTG ACATCGACGAATGCATATTGTTTGGGGCGGAGATCTGCAAGGAGGGCAAGTGCGTGAATACGCAGCCCGGCTACGAGTGCTATTGCAAACAAGGCTTCTACTACGACGGGAACCTGCTGGAATGCGTGG ACGTGGATGAGTGCTTGGACGAGTCTAACTGCCGGAACGGAGTGTGTGAGAACACGCGCGGTGGCTACCGCTGCGCCTGCACGCCCCCGGCCGAGTACAGCCCCGCGCAGCGGCAGTGTCTGAGCCCAGAGGAGATGG ACGTGGACGAATGCCAGGACCCCACAGCCTGCCGCCACGGCCGCTGCGTCAACCTGCCGGGCTCTTATCGCTGCGAGTGCCGCCCGCCCTGGGTACCTGGGCCCTCAGGCCGCGACTGCCAGCTCCCCGAAAGCCCGGCCG ACCGTGCCCCGGAGCGGCGGGACGTGTGCTGGAGCCAGCGCGGAGAGGATGGCATGTGTGCGGTCCCCGTGTCTGGGCCCGCCCTCACCTTCGACGACTGCTGCTGTCGCCAGGGCCGAGGATGGGGAGCCCAGTGCCGCCCGTGCCCGCCGCGCGGCGCCG GGTCCCAGTGCCCGACGTCACAGAGTGAGAGCAATTCCTTCTGGGACACGAGCCCCCTGCTGCTGGGGAAGCCCCCGCGAG AAGAGGACAGCTCCGAGGAGGATTCAGACGAGTGCCGCTGCGTGAGCGGCCGCTGTGTGCCGCGACCGGGCGGAGCGGTGTGCGAGTGTCCTGGCGGCTTCCAGCTGGACGCCTCCCGCGCGCGCTGTGTCG ACATCGATGAGTGCAGAGAGCTGAACCAGCGCGGGCTACTGTGTAAGAGCGAGCGCTGCGTGAACACGAGCGGTTCCTTCCGCTGCGTCTGCAAAGCTGGCTTCGCGCGCAGCCGCCCGCATGGAGCCTGCGTGCCCCAGCGCCGCCGCTGA
- the LTBP3 gene encoding latent-transforming growth factor beta-binding protein 3 isoform X2 produces MPGPRGAAGGLAPEMRGAGAGAGAAGLLALLLPLLLGPGGGAEGGPAGERSAGGGGALARERFKVVFAPVICKRTCLKGQCRDSCQQGSNMTLIGENGHSTDTLTGSGFRVVVCPLPCMNGGQCSSRNQCLCPPDFTGRFCQVPAGGAGGGTGGSGPGLGRAGSLSTGALPPLAPDGESVASKHAIYAVQVIADPPGPGEGPPAQHAAFLVPLGPGQISAEVQAPPPVVNVRVHHPPEASVQVHRIEGPNAEGPAPSQHLLPHPKPQHPRPPTQKPLGRCFQDTLPKQPCGSNPLPGLTKQEDCCGSIGTAWGQSKCHKCPQLQYTGVQKPGPVRGEVGADCPQGYKRLNSTHCQDINECAMPGMCRHGDCLNNPGSYRCVCPPGHSLGPSRTQCIDKPEEKSLCFRLVSPEHQCQHPLTTRLTRQLCCCSVGKAWGARCQRCPADGTAAFKEICPAGKGYHILTSHQTLTIQGESDFSLFLHPDGPPKPQQLPESPSRAPPPEDTEEERGVSTDSPVVEEHSAQQSHPTVTTSPARPYPELISRPSPPRFLPDLPPSRSAVEIAPTQVTETDECRLNQNICGHGECVPGPSDYSCHCNPGYRSHPQHRYCVDVNECEAEPCGAGRGICMNTGGSYNCHCNRGYRLHVGAGGRSCVDLNECSKPHLCGDGGFCINFPGHYKCNCYPGYRLKASRPPVCEDIDECRDPSSCPDSKCENKPGSFKCIACPPGYRSQGGGACRDVNECAEGNPCSPGWCENLPGSFRCTCAQGYAPSPDGRSCLDVDECEAGDVCDNGICNNTPGSFQCQCLSGYHLSRDRSRCEDIDECDFPAACIGGDCINTNGSYRCLCPQGHRLVGGRKCQDIDECSQDPGLCLPHGACENLQGSYVCICDEGFTPTQDQHGCEEVEQPHHKKECYLNFDDTVFCDSVLATNVTQQECCCSLGAGWGDHCEIYPCPVYSSAEFHSLCPDGKGYTQDNNIVNYGIPAHRDIDECILFGAEICKEGKCVNTQPGYECYCKQGFYYDGNLLECVDVDECLDESNCRNGVCENTRGGYRCACTPPAEYSPAQRQCLSPEEMDVDECQDPTACRHGRCVNLPGSYRCECRPPWVPGPSGRDCQLPESPADRAPERRDVCWSQRGEDGMCAVPVSGPALTFDDCCCRQGRGWGAQCRPCPPRGAGSQCPTSQSESNSFWDTSPLLLGKPPREEDSSEEDSDECRCVSGRCVPRPGGAVCECPGGFQLDASRARCVDIDECRELNQRGLLCKSERCVNTSGSFRCVCKAGFARSRPHGACVPQRRR; encoded by the exons ATGCCCGGGCCCCGTGGGGCTGCTGGAGGCCTGGCCCCTGAGatgcgcggggcgggggcgggggcgggggcggcggggctgCTGGcactgctgctgccgctgctgctgggCCCGGGCGGCGGGGCCGAGGGGGGGCCGGCGGGCGAGAGGAGcgctggcgggggcggggcgctgGCCCGCGAGCGCTTCAAGGTGGTCTTTGCGCCCGTCATCTGCAAGCGGACCTGTCTCAAGGGCCAGTGTCGGGACAGTTGTCAGCAGGGCTCCAACATGACGCTCATCGGAGAGAACGGCCACAGCACCGATACCCTCACGGGCTCCGGCTTCCGCGTGG tGGTGTGCCCTCTGCCCTGCATGAACGGCGGCCAGTGCTCCTCCCGAAACCAGTGTCTGTGTCCCCCGGACTTCACCGGTCGCTTCTGCCAGGTGCCTGCCGGAGGAGCTGGTGGGGGCACCGGCGGCTCAGGCCCTGGGCTTGGCCGGGCCGGGTCCCTGTCCACAGGCGCGCTGCCGCCCCTGGCTCCGGATGGCGAGTCTGTGGCCAGCAAGCACGCCATCTACGCGGTCCAGGTGATTGCTGATCCGCCGGGGCCCGGGGAGGGACCCCCTGCCCAGCACGCGGCCTTCCTGGTGCCCCTCGGACCAGGACAGATCTCAGCGGAAG TGCAGGCCCCGCCCCCTGTGGTGAACGTGCGGGTCCACCACCCGCCCGAGGCCTCCGTCCAGGTGCACCGCATCGAGGGCCCCAACGCCGAGGGCCCGGCCCCCTCCCAGCACCTGCTGCCGCACCCCAAGCCCCAGCACCCCCGGCCGCCCACCCAGAAGCCCCTGGGCCGCTGCTTCCAGGACACACTGCCCAAGCAGCCC TGTGGCAGCAATCCCCTCCCGGGCCTCACCAAGCAGGAAGACTGCTGTGGAAGCATCGGCACTGCCTGGGGCCAGAGCAAGTGCCACAAGTGCCCCCAGCTGCAGT ACACAGGGGTGCAGAAGCCAGGGCCTGTACGTGGGGAGGTGGGCGCTGACTGCCCCCAGGGCTACAAGAGGCTGAACAGCACCCACTGCCAGG ACATCAACGAGTGCGCGATGCCAGGCATGTGCCGCCATGGTGACTGCCTCAACAACCCTGGTTCCTATCGCTGTGTCTGCCCACCTGGCCATAGCTTGGGGCCCTCCCGCACACAATGCATTG ACAAGCCGGAGGAGAAGAGCTTGTGTTTCCGCCTGGTGAGCCCTGAGCACCAGTGCCAGCACCCGCTGACCACACGCCTCACCCGCCAGCTCTGCTGCTGCAGCGTGGGCAAGGCCTGGGGTGCCAGGTGCCAGCGCTGCCCGGCTGATGGCACTG CTGCCTTCAAGGAGATCTGCCCAGCTGGGAAGGGGTACCACATCCTCACCTCCCACCAGACGCTCACCATTCAGGGCGAGAGTGACTTTTCCCTTTTCCTGCACCCTGATGGGCCACCCAAGCCCCAGCAGCTCCCTGAGAGCCCCAGCCGGGCACCACCACCTGAggacacagaggaagagagag GGGTGAGCACAGACTCA CCAGTGGTTGAAGAGCACTCAGCGCAGCAGAGCCACCCGACTGTCACCACATCTCCTGCCCGGCCCTACCCTG AGCTGATCTCCCGGCCCTCGCCGCCCCGGTTCCTGCCCGACTTGCCCCCATCCCGCAGTGCGGTAGAGATCGCCCCTACTCAGGTCACAG AGACAGACGAGTGCCGATTGAACCAGAACATTTGTGGCCATGGAGAGTGCGTCCCGGGCCCCTCGGACTATTCCTGCCATTGCAACCCAGGTTACCGGTCGCACCCGCAGCACCGCTACTGTGTGG ATGTAAACGAGTGCGAGGCGGAGCCGTGCGGCGCCGGGAGGGGCATCTGCATGAACACCGGTGGCTCCTACAACTGCCACTGCAACCGCGGTTACCGCCTGCACGTCGGCGCCGGGGGGCGCTCGTGCGTGG ACCTGAACGAGTgctccaagccccatctgtgcgGCGACGGCGGCTTCTGCATCAACTTTCCCGGTCACTACAAGTGCAACTGTTACCCCGGCTACCGGCTCAAAGCCTCCCGACCGCCCGTGTGCGAAG ACATCGACGAGTGCCGAGATCCTAGCTCCTGCCCGGATAGCAAATGCGAGAACAAACCTGGGAGCTTCAAGTGCATTGCCTGTCCTCCCGGCTACCGCAGCCAGGGGGGCGGAGCTTGCCGCG ACGTGAATGAGTGCGCCGAGGGCAACCCCTGTTCGCCCGGCTGGTGCGAGAATCTCCCAGGCTCCTTCCGCTGCACGTGCGCCCAGGGCTACGCGCCCTCCCCGGACGGCCGCAGTTGCCTGG ATGTAGACGAGTGTGAGGCTGGGGACGTGTGTGACAATGGCATCTGCAACAACACGCCGGGCTCCTTCCAGTGTCAGTGCCTCTCTGGCTACCATCTATCAAGGGACCGGAGCCGCTGCGAGG ACATTGATGAGTGCGACTTCCCCGCAGCCTGCATTGGGGGCGACTGCATCAACACCAATGGCTCCTACCGATGTCTCTGCCCCCAGGGGCATCGGCTGGTAGGCGGCAGGAAGTGCCAAG ACATAGATGAATGCAGCCAGGACCCAGGCCTGTGCCTTCCCCACGGGGCCTGCGAGAACCTGCAGGGCTCCTACGTTTGCATCTGCGATGAGGGCTTCACGCCCACCCAGGACCAGCACGGCTGTGAGG agGTGGAGCAGCCCCACCACAAGAAGGAGTGCTACCTTAACTTCGACGACACCGTGTTCTGCGATAGTGTACTGGCCACCAATGTCACCCAGCAGGAGTGCTGCTGCTCGCTGGGGGCTGGTTGGGGAGACCACTGCGAGATCTACCCCTGCCCAGTCTACAGCTCAG CTGAGTTCCACAGCCTCTGCCCCGACGGGAAGGGCTACACCCAGGACAACAATATCGTCAACTATGGCATCCCGGCCCACCGTG ACATCGACGAATGCATATTGTTTGGGGCGGAGATCTGCAAGGAGGGCAAGTGCGTGAATACGCAGCCCGGCTACGAGTGCTATTGCAAACAAGGCTTCTACTACGACGGGAACCTGCTGGAATGCGTGG ACGTGGATGAGTGCTTGGACGAGTCTAACTGCCGGAACGGAGTGTGTGAGAACACGCGCGGTGGCTACCGCTGCGCCTGCACGCCCCCGGCCGAGTACAGCCCCGCGCAGCGGCAGTGTCTGAGCCCAGAGGAGATGG ACGTGGACGAATGCCAGGACCCCACAGCCTGCCGCCACGGCCGCTGCGTCAACCTGCCGGGCTCTTATCGCTGCGAGTGCCGCCCGCCCTGGGTACCTGGGCCCTCAGGCCGCGACTGCCAGCTCCCCGAAAGCCCGGCCG ACCGTGCCCCGGAGCGGCGGGACGTGTGCTGGAGCCAGCGCGGAGAGGATGGCATGTGTGCGGTCCCCGTGTCTGGGCCCGCCCTCACCTTCGACGACTGCTGCTGTCGCCAGGGCCGAGGATGGGGAGCCCAGTGCCGCCCGTGCCCGCCGCGCGGCGCCG GGTCCCAGTGCCCGACGTCACAGAGTGAGAGCAATTCCTTCTGGGACACGAGCCCCCTGCTGCTGGGGAAGCCCCCGCGAG AAGAGGACAGCTCCGAGGAGGATTCAGACGAGTGCCGCTGCGTGAGCGGCCGCTGTGTGCCGCGACCGGGCGGAGCGGTGTGCGAGTGTCCTGGCGGCTTCCAGCTGGACGCCTCCCGCGCGCGCTGTGTCG ACATCGATGAGTGCAGAGAGCTGAACCAGCGCGGGCTACTGTGTAAGAGCGAGCGCTGCGTGAACACGAGCGGTTCCTTCCGCTGCGTCTGCAAAGCTGGCTTCGCGCGCAGCCGCCCGCATGGAGCCTGCGTGCCCCAGCGCCGCCGCTGA